TCTTGGCGTCCCGCAGCTGCTCGGCGGTCAGACCGCCGTTCGGCTTGTGCGGGTTGTAGACGACGCAGTCCTCCAGGGACATGCCCATGTCGCGGACGGCGGTGTTGCGCCCGAGGTGCTGGTCCGGGAGGAAGAGCACCTTCTCGCCCTGCTCGAAGGCCCACTCCAGGGCCCGCTTCGCGTTCGACGACGTGCAGATCAGGCCGCCGTGCTTGCCCGTGAACGCCTTGATGTCCGCCGAGGAGTTCATGTACGACACCGGCACGACCTGCTCGGCTATGCCGGCCTCGGTGAGCACGTCCCAGCACTCGGCGACCTGCTCGGCCGTCGCCATGTCGGCCATCGAGCAGCCGGCGGCGAGGTCGGGCAGGACGACCTTCTGGTCGTCGGAGGTGAGGATGTCCGCCGACTCGGCCATGAAGTGCACACCGCAGAACACGATGTACTCGGCCTCCGGGCGGGCGGCCGCGTCCCGGGCCAGCTTGAAGGAGTCGCCCGTGACGTCGGCGAACTGGATGACCTCGTCACGCTGGTAGTGGTGGCCGAGGACGAACACCTTCTCGCCGAGCTTCTCCTTGGCCGCGCGGGCGCGCTCGACCAGGTCGGGGTCGGACGGGGAAGGCAGGTCGCCGGGGCACTCGACGCCCCGCTCGCTCCTCGGGTCGGCCTCACGGCCGAGCAGCAACAGGGCGAGCGGAGTCGGCTGTACGTCGAGCTCCGTGGTCTGGGCGGTGGTCACGACACGCACCCTTTCTACTT
Above is a window of Streptomyces griseorubiginosus DNA encoding:
- the nadA gene encoding quinolinate synthase NadA, with the protein product MTTAQTTELDVQPTPLALLLLGREADPRSERGVECPGDLPSPSDPDLVERARAAKEKLGEKVFVLGHHYQRDEVIQFADVTGDSFKLARDAAARPEAEYIVFCGVHFMAESADILTSDDQKVVLPDLAAGCSMADMATAEQVAECWDVLTEAGIAEQVVPVSYMNSSADIKAFTGKHGGLICTSSNAKRALEWAFEQGEKVLFLPDQHLGRNTAVRDMGMSLEDCVVYNPHKPNGGLTAEQLRDAKMILWRGHCSVHGRFSLESVEDVRARIPGVNVLVHPECKHEVVAAADYVGSTEYIIKALEAAPAGSKWAIGTELNLVRRLANRFAPEGKEIVFLDKTVCFCSTMNRIDLPHLVWTLESLAEGKLVNRIEVDKETEAFAKLALERMLALP